In Solanum pennellii chromosome 3, SPENNV200, a single window of DNA contains:
- the LOC107012171 gene encoding serine/threonine-protein kinase Nek6-like isoform X1: MEIQNGSSKSKIDDYQVVEQIGRGAFGTAFLVMNTTDNKKYVLKKIPLAKQRDKFKRTALQEMDLIAKLSHPYIVEYKDAWVEKGNWICIVTNYCEGGDMAKIIRKSRGALFTEEKLCKWLTQLLLAVDYLHSNRVLHRDVKLSNIFVTKDSDIRLGDFGFAKLLDGEGLASSAVGTPNYMCPELLADIPYGYKSDIWSLGCCMFEIAAHQAPFRAPDMTGLINKINRGSLSPLPIIYSSNLKQIIKSMLRKSPEHRPTTAELLRHQHLQPYLFHCRNPSSAFLPVKSPNSPKEKTKQSPGKCGSPRFIRERPLRLKEKSPVFHFDGSDKSLGLKEKGPVFHFDERDNIRPRNLSENYDAFKAKLETKRVDPTSYSAKIFVDGVDSKCWDAIEAAICNGDDESDPLLQEGSTNTANSSRFMANMHSDEQEKVSVEHVQQSEEGDREDDKTKDLEELSTPSGSGEADLNELDCISAKPSRMISSSGSSTEKTRSYDEESTSSTTRPAKSDIDAELRCHASESENVGEFKGVSVDHIASERNRSSPLKDEIEKNANMVEDAKRQALDDRVSLLKALAALAGDGHKNDWENPTQERAEALESLLEVCARLLKQEKIDELAGVLKPFGDDAVSSRETAIWLTKSLMSAQKLAKGS; the protein is encoded by the exons ATGGAGATACAGAATGGTAGCAGCAAGTCAAAGATTGATGATTATCAAGTGGTAGAGCAAATTGGAAGAGGAGCTTTTGGAACAGCATTTCTTGTTATGAATACCACTGATAATAAGAA GTATGTTCTGAAGAAGATACCTTTAGCAAAGCAGAGAGACAAGTTCAAACGTACCGCACTTCAAGAG ATGGATCTGATAGCTAAGTTAAGTCATCCATATATCGTGGAGTACAAGGATGCTTGGGTCGAGAAG GGGAACTGGATATGCATCGTTACCAACTATTGTGAAGGTGGAGATAT GGCAAAGATCATAAGGAAGTCTAGAGGAGCTCTCTTTACAGAAGAG AAACTCTGCAAATGGCTGACTCAGCTATTACTGGCGGTAGATTATCTGCACTCCAACCGTGTTCTACACAGAGACGTGAAG TTATCTAACATTTTTGTCACGAAGGACAGTGACATCCGGCTAG GTGATTTCGGATTCGCAAAACTTTTAGATGGAGAAGGCCTTGCTTCCTCG GCTGTTGGTACTCCAAACTATATGTGTCCTGAGCTCCTTGCTGATATACCATATGGCTACAAATCTGACATATGGTCTCTTG GATGCTGTATGTTTGAAATTGCTGCACACCAGGCACCATTTAGAGCTCCA GACATGACAGGacttatcaataaaataaacagGGGCTCTTTATCACCACTTCCAATTATATATTCCTCCAACTT GAAACAGATTATTAAAAGCATGCTAAGGAAAAGCCCTGAACACAGACCAACA ACTGCGGAGTTGTTAAGGCATCAACATTTGCAGCCATACCTCTTTCACTGCCGCAACCCTTCATCTGCTTTTCTTCCAGTGAAGTCTCCAAACAGCCCAAAGGAAAAAACAAAGCAATCACCTGGAAAATGTGGCAGTCCTAGATTCATAAGAGAAAGACCTCTAAGGCTAAAAGAGAAGAGTCCTGTTTTTCACTTTGATGGAAGTGACAAATCTCTTGGGCTTAAAGAGAAGGGTCCTGTTTTTCACTTTGATGAAAGGGACAACATTCGGCCACGAAATTTATCTGAGAACTATGACGCATTTAAAGCCAAACTTGAGACTAAGAGAGTTGATCCTACTAGCTACTCCGCAAAGATATTTGTAGATGGTGTGGATTCTAAATGTTGGGATGCTATTGAGGCAGCTATTTGCAATGGAGACGATGAATCCGACCCTTTATTGCAAGAAGGAAGTACAAATACAGCGAACTCTTCAAGATTCATGGCAAATATGCACTCTGATGAGCAAGAAAAAGTTTCTGTTGAGCATGTTCAACAATCTGAAGAAGGCGACAGGGAGGATGACAAAACAAAAGACCTTGAGGAGTTGAGCACGCCAAGTGGCAGTGGAGAAGCAGACTTGAATGAACTAGATTGTATCTCCGCAAAGCCTAGCAGAATGATTTCGTCTAGTGGAAGCTCCACTGAGAAAACACGGTCTTATGATGAAGAAAGCACTTCATCAACTACACGACCTGCAAAATCTGATATTGATGCTGAACTAAGGTGTCATGCATCTGAAAGTGAAAATGTTGGTGAGTTTAAAGGAGTTTCTGTTGACCACATAGCTTCTGAAAGAAATAGGTCAAGCCCACTTAAAGATGAGATAGAAAAGAATGCAAATATGGTTGAAGATGCTAAACGTCAAGCACTAGATGATAGGGTTTCACTGCTTAAGGCACTAGCTGCCTTAGCTGGTGACGGGCACAAGAACGACTGGGAAAATCCGACTCAAGAAAGAGCTGAAGCTCTGGAATCCCTTTTAGAGGTTTGTGCACGACTACTCAAGCAGGAAAAAATTGATGAGCTTGCTGGTGTGCTGAAACCATTTGGTGATGATGCAGTTTCATCCAGAGAAACGGCAATATGGTTGACTAAAAGCCTCATGAGTGCACAAAAATTGGCCAAGGGATCGTGA
- the LOC107012171 gene encoding serine/threonine-protein kinase Nek6-like isoform X2: protein MDLIAKLSHPYIVEYKDAWVEKGNWICIVTNYCEGGDMAKIIRKSRGALFTEEKLCKWLTQLLLAVDYLHSNRVLHRDVKLSNIFVTKDSDIRLGDFGFAKLLDGEGLASSAVGTPNYMCPELLADIPYGYKSDIWSLGCCMFEIAAHQAPFRAPDMTGLINKINRGSLSPLPIIYSSNLKQIIKSMLRKSPEHRPTTAELLRHQHLQPYLFHCRNPSSAFLPVKSPNSPKEKTKQSPGKCGSPRFIRERPLRLKEKSPVFHFDGSDKSLGLKEKGPVFHFDERDNIRPRNLSENYDAFKAKLETKRVDPTSYSAKIFVDGVDSKCWDAIEAAICNGDDESDPLLQEGSTNTANSSRFMANMHSDEQEKVSVEHVQQSEEGDREDDKTKDLEELSTPSGSGEADLNELDCISAKPSRMISSSGSSTEKTRSYDEESTSSTTRPAKSDIDAELRCHASESENVGEFKGVSVDHIASERNRSSPLKDEIEKNANMVEDAKRQALDDRVSLLKALAALAGDGHKNDWENPTQERAEALESLLEVCARLLKQEKIDELAGVLKPFGDDAVSSRETAIWLTKSLMSAQKLAKGS, encoded by the exons ATGGATCTGATAGCTAAGTTAAGTCATCCATATATCGTGGAGTACAAGGATGCTTGGGTCGAGAAG GGGAACTGGATATGCATCGTTACCAACTATTGTGAAGGTGGAGATAT GGCAAAGATCATAAGGAAGTCTAGAGGAGCTCTCTTTACAGAAGAG AAACTCTGCAAATGGCTGACTCAGCTATTACTGGCGGTAGATTATCTGCACTCCAACCGTGTTCTACACAGAGACGTGAAG TTATCTAACATTTTTGTCACGAAGGACAGTGACATCCGGCTAG GTGATTTCGGATTCGCAAAACTTTTAGATGGAGAAGGCCTTGCTTCCTCG GCTGTTGGTACTCCAAACTATATGTGTCCTGAGCTCCTTGCTGATATACCATATGGCTACAAATCTGACATATGGTCTCTTG GATGCTGTATGTTTGAAATTGCTGCACACCAGGCACCATTTAGAGCTCCA GACATGACAGGacttatcaataaaataaacagGGGCTCTTTATCACCACTTCCAATTATATATTCCTCCAACTT GAAACAGATTATTAAAAGCATGCTAAGGAAAAGCCCTGAACACAGACCAACA ACTGCGGAGTTGTTAAGGCATCAACATTTGCAGCCATACCTCTTTCACTGCCGCAACCCTTCATCTGCTTTTCTTCCAGTGAAGTCTCCAAACAGCCCAAAGGAAAAAACAAAGCAATCACCTGGAAAATGTGGCAGTCCTAGATTCATAAGAGAAAGACCTCTAAGGCTAAAAGAGAAGAGTCCTGTTTTTCACTTTGATGGAAGTGACAAATCTCTTGGGCTTAAAGAGAAGGGTCCTGTTTTTCACTTTGATGAAAGGGACAACATTCGGCCACGAAATTTATCTGAGAACTATGACGCATTTAAAGCCAAACTTGAGACTAAGAGAGTTGATCCTACTAGCTACTCCGCAAAGATATTTGTAGATGGTGTGGATTCTAAATGTTGGGATGCTATTGAGGCAGCTATTTGCAATGGAGACGATGAATCCGACCCTTTATTGCAAGAAGGAAGTACAAATACAGCGAACTCTTCAAGATTCATGGCAAATATGCACTCTGATGAGCAAGAAAAAGTTTCTGTTGAGCATGTTCAACAATCTGAAGAAGGCGACAGGGAGGATGACAAAACAAAAGACCTTGAGGAGTTGAGCACGCCAAGTGGCAGTGGAGAAGCAGACTTGAATGAACTAGATTGTATCTCCGCAAAGCCTAGCAGAATGATTTCGTCTAGTGGAAGCTCCACTGAGAAAACACGGTCTTATGATGAAGAAAGCACTTCATCAACTACACGACCTGCAAAATCTGATATTGATGCTGAACTAAGGTGTCATGCATCTGAAAGTGAAAATGTTGGTGAGTTTAAAGGAGTTTCTGTTGACCACATAGCTTCTGAAAGAAATAGGTCAAGCCCACTTAAAGATGAGATAGAAAAGAATGCAAATATGGTTGAAGATGCTAAACGTCAAGCACTAGATGATAGGGTTTCACTGCTTAAGGCACTAGCTGCCTTAGCTGGTGACGGGCACAAGAACGACTGGGAAAATCCGACTCAAGAAAGAGCTGAAGCTCTGGAATCCCTTTTAGAGGTTTGTGCACGACTACTCAAGCAGGAAAAAATTGATGAGCTTGCTGGTGTGCTGAAACCATTTGGTGATGATGCAGTTTCATCCAGAGAAACGGCAATATGGTTGACTAAAAGCCTCATGAGTGCACAAAAATTGGCCAAGGGATCGTGA